The Geothermobacter ehrlichii genome has a segment encoding these proteins:
- a CDS encoding GntR family transcriptional regulator: MAIPKTTYKDYVTQFIYNGIMERRFKPGTRILENELSIELGISRAPVREALRELVGEGLLSYQPQKGHTITRLDADQVIDCYETRGVIEGYAAALATPHLTEEELEELFTLTERMTRHARKKQHRELIERGEEFHSLILSRCPNRELLASAEKLSRKLHILFFHYWGTLYSAEEVASRHRLIVESLVNKNAGHIEETVRRHYFETGRKIASLPEMIPNKETS; the protein is encoded by the coding sequence ATGGCCATACCGAAAACGACCTACAAGGATTACGTCACCCAGTTCATCTACAACGGCATCATGGAGCGTCGCTTCAAGCCGGGGACCCGGATTCTGGAGAACGAACTCTCCATCGAGCTGGGCATCAGCCGGGCGCCGGTACGCGAGGCACTGCGGGAGCTGGTCGGCGAAGGCCTCCTCTCCTACCAGCCACAAAAAGGGCACACCATCACCCGACTCGATGCTGACCAGGTCATCGACTGTTACGAAACCCGGGGCGTGATCGAAGGCTACGCCGCCGCCCTGGCCACACCGCACCTGACCGAAGAAGAGCTGGAAGAGCTGTTCACCCTGACCGAGCGCATGACCCGTCACGCCAGAAAAAAACAGCACCGGGAACTGATCGAGCGGGGCGAGGAATTCCATTCCCTCATTCTCTCCCGCTGTCCCAACAGGGAACTGCTCGCCTCGGCGGAAAAACTGAGCCGCAAACTGCACATCCTCTTCTTCCATTACTGGGGAACCCTCTACTCGGCGGAAGAGGTCGCCAGCAGACATCGCCTGATCGTGGAAAGTCTCGTCAACAAGAACGCCGGGCATATCGAAGAGACCGTGCGCCGGCATTATTTCGAAACCGGCCGCAAAATCGCCAGTCTGCCGGAAATGATTCCGAACAAGGAGACGTCATGA
- a CDS encoding DMT family transporter yields MKDRPGSFNRQPLDAGACFLLVLPPLFWAGNVVLARGVVDLIPPVTLSFLRWAGALFFIAPLTLRRVWRDRYRLLAGWRNLLLTALLGIASFNTLLYTATRTTTALNCALMQSIMPVAIIVCCFFLYGDRISLRQFLGVGLCCAGAVWIVLHGDPAALLRLDLVEGDLLMLIAIVSYALYSALLRGRPPVHPLSFLTVIIALGTLMLVPLFVWELGRVEPPEVTLPVVGSVLYVAIFPSLVAYFCWNRGVERLGANRAGLFINLIPVFAAGMAVLFLGESFHGYHLVGILLVVAGMILFHRRGGG; encoded by the coding sequence ATGAAGGACAGACCGGGCAGTTTCAATCGACAGCCACTGGACGCGGGCGCCTGCTTTCTGCTGGTGCTGCCGCCTTTGTTCTGGGCCGGCAACGTGGTACTGGCGCGCGGCGTCGTCGATCTCATCCCGCCGGTCACCCTCTCCTTTCTGCGCTGGGCCGGCGCCCTGTTCTTCATTGCCCCCCTGACCCTGCGCCGGGTCTGGCGCGACCGGTACCGGCTCCTGGCCGGCTGGCGCAACCTGCTTTTGACAGCCCTGCTCGGCATCGCCAGCTTCAACACCCTGCTCTATACCGCCACCCGGACCACGACCGCCCTCAATTGCGCCCTGATGCAGTCGATCATGCCCGTCGCCATCATCGTCTGCTGCTTTTTTCTCTATGGCGACCGCATCAGCCTGCGGCAGTTTCTAGGTGTCGGACTCTGCTGTGCGGGAGCGGTCTGGATCGTTCTGCACGGCGACCCGGCCGCCCTGTTGCGGCTCGATCTGGTCGAGGGCGATTTGCTGATGCTGATCGCCATCGTTTCCTACGCGCTCTATTCGGCCCTGCTGCGCGGGAGGCCGCCGGTGCACCCCCTGAGCTTTCTGACGGTGATCATCGCCCTGGGCACGCTCATGCTGGTCCCGCTCTTTGTCTGGGAGCTGGGAAGGGTCGAACCGCCGGAGGTCACCCTGCCGGTGGTTGGCAGCGTGCTCTATGTCGCCATCTTTCCGTCTCTGGTCGCCTATTTCTGCTGGAACCGGGGCGTCGAGCGGCTGGGAGCCAACCGGGCCGGACTCTTCATCAATCTCATACCGGTCTTTGCCGCCGGCATGGCGGTGCTGTTTCTCGGCGAGAGCTTTCACGGCTATCATCTGGTCGGCATTCTGCTGGTGGTGGCCGGCATGATTCTCTTCCATCGGCGGGGAGGCGGCTGA
- a CDS encoding 2-oxoglutarate dehydrogenase E1 component produces the protein MDILANAGPEWLENQYRLWRDDPASVPDDLRAFFSGFEIAAHDGDAAPRDLVRKQAAVELLIQRYREIGHLQACTDPLDPCPPPHPALAPETFGLEQSDLDSVFHPGDLVPNGATLRQILDRLRQTYSRTVGVEFMHIQDQTEREWLRRKMEESGNRLQLNPDEKLAILRKLQEAGLFEIFLHRRFLGQKRFSLEGGETMIPLLDEITRNAAASGVCDLILGMAHRGRLNVLANIFGKPLPNMFAEFTDNVELAFVGEGDVKYHKGYSCDREFPNGRKLHMSIASNPSHLEAVDPVVIGKCRARHSNYGPGGRKKVLPVLIHGDAAFAGQGMVAETLNLSQIDGYQVGGTIHVVLNNQIGFTTSPQHARSTPYATDVAKMLMVPIFHVHGEDPEAAAHVARLAVEYRQTFGRDVIIEIICYRRQGHNEGDDPSFTQPLMYEKIRRRPPVHEVYAARLIEEGIDPAAIRAQADAINARLEEALGGESVPIGAGYRGKWSNIQRHYEPVEITTGVPENILRKLAVRLSSIPKSFSAHPKVVRLLEARRRMAEEGSGIDWGTAEALAFATLLTEGTPIRLSGQDCRRGTFNHRHAVLIDTTNDQPYVPLGFLSPTQAPIQVYNSMLSENAVLGFEYGYSLEMPEGLTIWEAQFGDFANGAQVSIDQFISSSGSKWDRTSGLVMFLPHGYEGQGAEHSSARIERYLQLCADHNLQVVFPSTPAQFFHLLRRQMKVPWRRPLIVFTPKSLLRHPDCRSSLAELSQGRFREILTDSAAKKAVRTILLCSGKIYFELAARRRDEERDDVALVRIEQLYPLREDLLAQALQSYPKAETFAWVQEEPANGGAWSHLRPRLTALLGKEPVYVGRPAMAATAVGSHRQHVREQKKLISKAFSL, from the coding sequence ATGGACATCCTAGCCAACGCCGGCCCGGAGTGGCTGGAAAACCAGTACCGACTCTGGCGCGACGATCCCGCCAGTGTGCCCGACGATCTGCGGGCCTTCTTTTCCGGCTTCGAGATAGCCGCCCACGATGGAGACGCCGCTCCCCGCGATCTTGTCCGCAAACAGGCCGCCGTCGAGCTGTTGATCCAGCGCTACCGCGAAATCGGTCATCTGCAGGCCTGCACCGATCCTCTCGACCCCTGCCCGCCGCCCCATCCCGCCCTGGCGCCCGAGACCTTCGGCCTGGAACAGAGCGACCTCGACAGCGTCTTTCACCCCGGTGATCTCGTCCCGAACGGCGCCACCCTGCGCCAGATTCTCGACCGGCTGCGGCAGACCTACAGCCGTACCGTCGGCGTCGAGTTCATGCACATCCAGGACCAGACCGAACGGGAATGGCTGCGCCGAAAAATGGAGGAGAGCGGCAACCGGCTGCAACTGAACCCTGACGAAAAACTCGCCATCCTGCGCAAGCTGCAGGAGGCGGGCCTGTTCGAAATCTTTCTCCACCGCCGCTTTCTCGGCCAGAAACGGTTCTCCCTCGAAGGGGGAGAAACAATGATCCCGCTGCTCGACGAGATCACCCGCAATGCGGCGGCGAGCGGTGTCTGCGATCTGATCCTCGGCATGGCGCACCGGGGCCGGCTGAACGTGCTGGCGAACATCTTCGGCAAGCCGCTGCCGAACATGTTCGCCGAGTTCACCGACAACGTCGAACTCGCCTTCGTCGGCGAGGGGGACGTCAAGTATCACAAGGGTTATTCCTGCGACCGGGAATTTCCCAACGGCAGAAAACTGCACATGTCGATCGCCTCCAATCCCAGTCACCTGGAAGCGGTCGATCCGGTGGTCATCGGCAAGTGCCGGGCCAGACACAGCAACTACGGTCCCGGCGGCCGCAAAAAGGTGCTGCCGGTACTGATCCACGGCGACGCCGCCTTCGCCGGCCAGGGGATGGTCGCCGAAACCCTCAACCTGTCGCAGATCGACGGCTACCAGGTGGGCGGCACCATTCACGTCGTTCTCAACAACCAGATCGGCTTCACCACCTCGCCACAGCACGCCCGTTCCACCCCCTACGCCACGGACGTGGCCAAGATGCTGATGGTGCCCATCTTCCATGTACACGGCGAAGATCCGGAAGCGGCCGCCCATGTCGCCCGGCTGGCCGTCGAATACCGGCAGACATTCGGCCGTGACGTCATCATCGAAATCATCTGCTACCGCCGTCAGGGACACAACGAAGGGGACGATCCGTCTTTCACCCAGCCGCTGATGTACGAAAAGATCCGCCGGCGCCCGCCGGTGCACGAGGTCTATGCCGCCCGACTGATCGAGGAAGGGATCGATCCGGCCGCCATCAGGGCCCAGGCCGACGCCATCAACGCCCGGCTGGAAGAGGCGCTGGGTGGGGAAAGCGTGCCGATCGGTGCCGGCTACCGCGGCAAATGGAGCAACATCCAGCGTCATTACGAACCGGTGGAGATCACCACCGGCGTTCCCGAAAACATCCTGCGCAAGCTGGCCGTCCGTCTCAGCAGCATACCGAAAAGTTTCTCGGCGCATCCGAAAGTCGTCCGCCTGCTGGAAGCCCGCAGACGCATGGCCGAAGAAGGCAGCGGCATCGACTGGGGGACGGCCGAAGCCCTGGCCTTCGCCACCCTGCTGACCGAAGGCACCCCCATCCGCCTCTCGGGCCAGGACTGCCGCCGCGGCACCTTCAACCATCGGCATGCCGTGCTCATCGACACCACCAACGACCAGCCCTACGTACCGCTCGGCTTTCTCTCGCCGACCCAGGCTCCGATCCAGGTCTACAACAGCATGCTGTCGGAAAACGCGGTTCTCGGCTTCGAATACGGCTATTCCCTGGAAATGCCCGAAGGACTGACCATCTGGGAAGCCCAGTTCGGCGACTTCGCCAACGGTGCCCAGGTGAGCATCGACCAGTTCATCAGCAGCAGCGGCTCGAAATGGGACCGCACCAGCGGCCTGGTGATGTTCCTGCCGCACGGCTACGAGGGCCAGGGGGCGGAACACTCCAGCGCCCGCATCGAGCGCTACCTGCAACTCTGCGCCGACCACAACCTGCAGGTGGTCTTCCCCAGCACGCCGGCGCAGTTCTTCCACCTGCTGCGCCGGCAGATGAAGGTTCCGTGGCGACGGCCGCTGATCGTCTTCACGCCGAAGAGCCTGCTTCGCCACCCGGATTGCCGCTCGAGCCTGGCGGAGCTGAGCCAGGGACGCTTCCGGGAGATCCTGACTGATTCGGCGGCGAAAAAGGCGGTGCGCACGATCCTGCTGTGCAGCGGCAAGATCTACTTCGAGCTGGCGGCGCGCCGGCGGGACGAAGAGCGGGACGACGTCGCCCTGGTGCGCATCGAACAGCTCTATCCGTTGCGCGAGGATCTTCTCGCCCAGGCCCTGCAGAGCTACCCGAAGGCGGAAACCTTCGCCTGGGTGCAGGAAGAGCCGGCCAACGGCGGAGCCTGGAGCCACCTGCGGCCACGCCTGACCGCCCTGCTGGGGAAAGAGCCGGTCTATGTCGGACGACCGGCGATGGCGGCCACCGCCGTCGGCAGCCACCGGCAGCATGTGCGCGAACAGAAGAAACTGATCAGCAAGGCGTTCAGCCTGTGA
- the rd gene encoding rubredoxin has protein sequence MDKYRCVICDYIYDPAEGDPANGVAPGTAFEDLPDDWVCPLCGADKSNFEKV, from the coding sequence ATGGACAAGTACCGTTGCGTCATTTGCGACTACATCTACGATCCGGCCGAAGGCGATCCGGCCAACGGCGTCGCTCCCGGCACCGCCTTCGAAGACCTGCCCGACGACTGGGTCTGCCCCTTGTGCGGCGCCGACAAGTCGAATTTCGAAAAGGTCTGA
- the odhB gene encoding 2-oxoglutarate dehydrogenase complex dihydrolipoyllysine-residue succinyltransferase, translating into MDIIVPEVGESIFEAEIAKWHVADGSQVAKDDLLCELETDKISLELHAETAGTIHLAAAEGDTVKIGAVIARIEEGGADKEAPVEKSGAPEAEIPAASAAKESPAPVSAPTPVPAAAPQPVAKSATDRPAEAEKPAPQGGPAIPSLDLPQKVDDDRVTRVPMTPIRRKIAAHLLAARQQTAMLTTFNEVDMSRILQLRREHGEAFKARHGVKLGLMSFFVRAVVNALKEVPEVNARIDGDDIVYQHFYDIGIAVGGEKGLVVPVIRDADGLSPAEIEKTIRDFADRVQTNRITLADLEGGTFTISNGGVYGSMLSTPIINPPQTGVLGMHNIQERAVVVDGEIVIRPMMYLALSYDHRLIDGRQAVGFLKRVREQLEQAEAGHLGL; encoded by the coding sequence ATGGATATCATCGTCCCGGAAGTGGGAGAATCGATCTTCGAGGCCGAGATCGCCAAATGGCATGTCGCCGACGGCAGCCAGGTCGCCAAAGACGACCTTTTATGCGAGCTGGAAACCGACAAGATCTCTCTCGAACTGCACGCCGAAACCGCCGGCACCATTCATCTCGCCGCCGCCGAAGGCGACACGGTGAAGATCGGCGCCGTCATCGCCCGTATCGAGGAGGGCGGGGCAGACAAAGAGGCACCGGTGGAAAAGTCCGGGGCGCCCGAAGCCGAGATCCCGGCCGCATCAGCTGCAAAAGAAAGTCCCGCTCCTGTTTCAGCGCCGACTCCTGTCCCCGCTGCCGCCCCGCAACCGGTGGCAAAATCGGCAACCGACCGACCAGCTGAAGCGGAAAAACCGGCCCCCCAAGGCGGTCCGGCCATACCGAGTCTCGATCTGCCCCAAAAAGTCGATGACGATCGCGTCACCCGGGTGCCGATGACCCCTATCCGGCGCAAGATCGCCGCCCACCTGCTCGCCGCGCGGCAACAGACTGCCATGCTCACCACTTTCAACGAGGTCGACATGAGCCGGATTCTGCAACTGCGGCGCGAGCACGGCGAAGCCTTCAAGGCCAGACACGGCGTCAAGCTGGGCCTGATGTCCTTCTTCGTCCGGGCAGTGGTCAACGCCCTGAAAGAGGTTCCCGAGGTCAACGCCCGCATCGACGGCGACGACATCGTCTACCAGCACTTCTACGACATCGGCATCGCCGTCGGCGGCGAAAAGGGACTGGTGGTGCCGGTCATCCGCGATGCCGACGGCCTTTCCCCGGCCGAGATCGAAAAGACGATCCGCGACTTCGCCGACAGGGTGCAAACCAACCGCATCACCCTGGCCGACCTGGAGGGGGGGACCTTCACCATCAGCAACGGCGGCGTCTACGGCTCGATGCTCAGCACACCGATCATCAATCCGCCGCAGACCGGGGTGCTGGGCATGCACAACATCCAGGAGCGGGCGGTCGTGGTCGATGGCGAAATCGTCATCCGCCCGATGATGTACCTCGCTCTCAGCTACGATCACCGGCTGATCGACGGCAGGCAGGCGGTCGGCTTTCTGAAACGGGTCAGGGAGCAGCTCGAGCAGGCAGAGGCCGGGCATCTCGGGCTCTGA
- a CDS encoding cupin domain-containing protein, translating to MNDIREEVKELQIGLKVRRLRQNRRMTLQDLADQTGLSKPLLSQIENDQVIPPLATLLRISKAFKVRIENFFQEESASEKCILVRSGESRKLIQRGLSRGGSPPYIYHSLAYGKRDRNIEPFLMEFQARNWEEGLLVSHEGQEFLYLLEGEVEFRYGDRAMHLKAGDSLFYDSNEPHGYIAVSETPPRAIVVLYSREA from the coding sequence ATGAATGATATCAGGGAAGAAGTCAAAGAATTACAGATCGGCCTCAAGGTTCGCCGTCTGCGCCAGAACCGCCGCATGACATTGCAGGATCTCGCCGATCAGACCGGGCTGTCAAAGCCTCTGCTGTCACAGATCGAGAACGACCAGGTCATTCCGCCGCTCGCCACCCTGCTGCGCATTTCGAAGGCCTTCAAGGTCAGGATCGAAAACTTTTTCCAGGAAGAGAGCGCCAGCGAAAAATGTATCCTGGTGCGTTCCGGCGAAAGCCGCAAGCTGATCCAGCGTGGCCTGAGCCGCGGCGGATCGCCACCCTACATCTATCATTCCCTGGCCTATGGCAAGAGGGACCGCAACATCGAACCCTTTCTGATGGAATTCCAGGCCCGCAACTGGGAAGAGGGGTTGCTGGTCAGCCACGAAGGACAGGAGTTTCTCTACCTGCTCGAGGGCGAGGTGGAGTTCCGCTACGGCGACCGGGCCATGCACCTGAAGGCCGGCGACTCCCTCTTCTACGACTCGAACGAGCCGCACGGCTACATCGCCGTCAGCGAAACCCCGCCCAGGGCGATTGTCGTTCTCTACTCCCGGGAAGCCTGA
- a CDS encoding GSU3473 family protein, whose protein sequence is MIRVRYRNGRSGQITSRQLDALIARGTIVAFRRSSGWVDVETDPVRRQTPPDPVQPERRAGMVYAQILARLDEMSRPPKS, encoded by the coding sequence ATGATCAGGGTCAGATACAGAAACGGACGCTCCGGGCAGATCACCTCACGGCAGCTCGATGCCCTGATTGCCCGGGGAACGATCGTCGCCTTCAGACGATCCAGCGGCTGGGTCGATGTCGAAACCGACCCTGTCAGACGACAGACGCCCCCGGACCCCGTACAGCCGGAGCGCAGGGCCGGCATGGTCTATGCCCAGATCCTGGCCCGGCTCGACGAGATGTCCCGCCCGCCAAAGTCGTGA
- a CDS encoding thioredoxin domain-containing protein, protein MRIVSLPFLVLLLCLLPLHVFGEIESRVVRRVQVPEPVRQMAISPSGRTFFVLGEKTLYMFALDGRLQGSTEVGPDVNGLIVQGDNLVLLSREGKTTVEYLGFDVIQSVDVGDAPVRGNIDAPVTIVVFDDFQCPYCARLAPVLKQILERNPQKVRLALKNFPLPMHRFARKAALAALAAGKQGKFWEMHDLLFENYNRLSDQKIRELAGKVGLDLARFDRDMQDSALQGQVQQDLRQGQQLGVRGTPTVYINGRLVRDRSLNGLQQMIDLELRRLKKQAGS, encoded by the coding sequence ATGCGTATTGTTTCATTGCCTTTTTTGGTTCTGCTGCTCTGCCTGCTGCCTCTTCATGTCTTTGGCGAGATTGAATCCCGGGTCGTTCGGCGGGTTCAGGTTCCGGAACCTGTTCGACAGATGGCCATCAGTCCAAGCGGACGGACCTTCTTCGTGCTGGGAGAAAAAACGCTCTACATGTTTGCCCTCGACGGGCGACTGCAGGGTTCGACCGAGGTCGGCCCCGACGTGAACGGGCTGATCGTCCAGGGGGACAATCTGGTGCTGCTCAGCCGCGAGGGCAAGACAACGGTGGAGTATCTCGGGTTCGACGTCATCCAGAGTGTCGATGTGGGGGATGCCCCGGTGCGCGGCAACATCGACGCTCCGGTCACCATCGTCGTCTTCGACGATTTCCAGTGCCCCTACTGCGCCCGACTGGCCCCGGTGCTGAAGCAGATTCTGGAGCGCAACCCGCAGAAGGTCCGGCTGGCGCTGAAGAATTTCCCTCTTCCGATGCACAGGTTCGCCCGCAAAGCGGCGCTGGCGGCGCTGGCGGCGGGAAAACAGGGCAAGTTCTGGGAGATGCACGACCTGCTGTTCGAAAATTACAATCGGCTCAGCGACCAGAAGATTCGCGAACTGGCCGGCAAGGTCGGTCTCGACCTGGCGCGGTTCGACCGCGACATGCAGGACAGCGCTTTGCAGGGTCAGGTGCAGCAGGACCTGCGCCAGGGACAGCAGCTGGGCGTGCGAGGAACGCCGACGGTCTACATCAATGGCCGACTGGTACGCGACCGCAGCCTGAACGGTCTGCAGCAGATGATCGATCTGGAATTGCGGAGATTGAAAAAGCAGGCAGGCAGTTGA
- the lipA gene encoding lipoyl synthase: MNRPPRKPDWLKVRFPAGSNFARIDRYHRRQGLHSVCRSAACPNQGECWNRGTATFMILGDHCTRDCRFCNVTGVPPLPVDPEEPARVAAAIAELKLRHAVITSVTRDDLADGGASAFAAVTREIRNRLPDCRIELLIPDLAGNHDALQVILDSRPDILGHNLETVPRLYPTVRAGADYRRSLELLRQAAERAPGIPTKSGLMLGLGEQRSELLQVMRDLRQAGCGRLTLGQYLQPTRTHQPVARYLPPEEFAELKAIGLRLGFEHVASGPLVRSSYQAEEQHLEAEHGHQ; the protein is encoded by the coding sequence ATGAACCGACCTCCCCGCAAACCGGACTGGCTCAAGGTACGCTTTCCGGCCGGAAGCAATTTCGCCCGCATCGACCGTTACCACCGCCGACAGGGACTGCACTCGGTCTGCCGCAGCGCCGCCTGCCCCAACCAGGGAGAATGCTGGAACCGGGGCACGGCGACCTTCATGATCCTCGGCGACCACTGCACCCGCGACTGCCGCTTCTGCAACGTCACCGGCGTCCCTCCGCTGCCGGTCGATCCGGAGGAGCCGGCACGGGTGGCGGCGGCGATTGCCGAGCTGAAACTGCGCCATGCGGTCATCACCTCGGTAACCCGGGACGACCTCGCCGACGGCGGCGCCTCAGCCTTCGCCGCCGTGACCCGCGAAATCAGAAACCGCCTGCCGGATTGTCGCATCGAACTGCTGATTCCCGACCTGGCCGGCAACCACGACGCACTGCAGGTCATTCTCGACAGCCGGCCGGACATCCTCGGTCACAACCTGGAAACCGTTCCCCGGCTCTATCCGACGGTGCGTGCCGGCGCCGACTACCGCCGATCGCTCGAACTTCTGCGGCAGGCGGCCGAACGGGCCCCTGGCATTCCGACCAAATCGGGCCTGATGCTCGGGCTGGGCGAGCAGCGCAGCGAACTGCTGCAGGTGATGCGCGACCTGCGCCAGGCCGGCTGCGGCCGGCTGACCCTCGGCCAGTACCTGCAGCCGACCCGCACGCACCAGCCGGTCGCCCGCTACCTTCCTCCGGAGGAATTCGCCGAGCTGAAGGCGATCGGCCTGCGGCTCGGGTTCGAACATGTCGCATCCGGCCCCCTCGTCCGTTCTTCCTATCAGGCCGAAGAACAGCATCTGGAGGCAGAACATGGCCATCAGTGA
- a CDS encoding Gfo/Idh/MocA family oxidoreductase has protein sequence MEQVTVALIGAGRTGATFLREMLKYDYIRIVGVCDLEESAPGLQLARNEGIDTTLDPMEILALGESIDIMVDLSGDLCFKRKIKDYFERIDNTHTIIMHELIARLCISLATRQNQLVPTVHPEDTGIGY, from the coding sequence ATGGAGCAGGTCACCGTAGCTCTGATCGGTGCCGGCAGGACGGGGGCGACCTTCCTGCGGGAGATGCTCAAGTACGATTACATCCGGATCGTGGGGGTCTGCGACCTGGAGGAGTCGGCCCCCGGTCTTCAGCTTGCCAGGAACGAGGGCATCGACACGACCCTCGATCCGATGGAAATTCTGGCCCTGGGTGAGTCGATCGATATCATGGTCGATCTGAGCGGCGATCTCTGTTTCAAACGCAAGATCAAGGATTATTTCGAGCGCATCGACAACACGCACACCATCATCATGCACGAGCTGATCGCCCGGCTCTGCATCAGCCTGGCAACCCGCCAGAACCAGCTCGTACCGACAGTTCATCCCGAAGATACCGGCATCGGCTACTGA
- the trxB gene encoding thioredoxin-disulfide reductase has translation MAISEHCRTIVLGSGPAGLTAAIYAARAQLEPLVITGQQPGGQLTGTTEIENFPGFPEGIDGNELMDRMRRQAERFGACFFDGSASPVELDRHPFRIHFEDRSATCDSLIVATGATPRQLGLPGEVELYGRGVSVCATCDGFFYRGKRVVVVGGGDTAMEDAVFLTRFAEKVTVVHRRDSLRASPPMQKRALDNPKIDFIWNCTVRRILTDAGGVTGIRIKNLQTDEETELACDGLFVAIGHDPNTGLFRDQLELTPDGFIVTTDGCQTSVPGVFAAGDVQDAHFRQAITAAGTGCQAAMQAERFLESLKGN, from the coding sequence ATGGCCATCAGTGAACACTGCCGCACCATTGTTCTCGGCAGCGGTCCCGCCGGCCTGACGGCCGCCATCTACGCCGCCCGGGCACAGCTCGAACCTCTGGTCATCACCGGCCAGCAACCCGGCGGCCAGCTCACCGGCACCACCGAAATCGAGAATTTTCCCGGCTTCCCCGAAGGGATCGACGGCAACGAACTGATGGACCGCATGCGTCGACAGGCGGAACGCTTCGGCGCCTGCTTCTTTGACGGCAGCGCCAGCCCGGTCGAACTGGACAGGCATCCCTTCCGGATCCACTTCGAGGACCGGAGCGCGACCTGCGACAGTCTGATCGTCGCCACCGGAGCCACGCCCCGGCAGCTCGGCCTGCCGGGCGAGGTCGAGCTCTACGGCCGCGGCGTCTCGGTCTGCGCTACCTGCGACGGCTTCTTCTACCGGGGCAAGCGGGTGGTGGTGGTCGGCGGCGGCGACACGGCCATGGAAGACGCGGTCTTTCTCACCCGCTTCGCCGAGAAGGTGACGGTGGTGCACCGTCGCGACAGCCTGCGCGCCTCGCCGCCGATGCAGAAACGGGCGCTGGACAATCCGAAAATCGATTTCATCTGGAACTGTACCGTCCGTCGCATTCTCACCGACGCCGGCGGCGTGACCGGCATCCGCATCAAGAACCTGCAGACGGACGAAGAAACGGAACTCGCCTGCGACGGGCTGTTTGTCGCCATCGGCCACGATCCGAACACCGGCCTGTTCCGGGATCAGCTCGAACTGACTCCGGACGGCTTCATCGTCACCACGGACGGCTGCCAGACCAGCGTGCCGGGCGTCTTCGCCGCCGGCGACGTCCAGGACGCCCATTTCCGCCAGGCCATCACCGCCGCCGGTACGGGCTGCCAGGCGGCGATGCAGGCCGAGCGCTTCCTCGAAAGCCTGAAGGGAAACTGA
- the elbB gene encoding isoprenoid biosynthesis glyoxalase ElbB, with the protein MAKVGVILSGCGVYDGSEIHEAVITLLALDRNGAEAICMAPNIEQMHVVNHLTGEPAEGESRNVLVESARIARGNIRDIATVKADELDALILPGGFGAAKNLCDFAIKGPECEVNPEVARLIREIVAAKKPLAAVCIAPALVARVLGEDKLTHQLTIGNDADTAAAVKKMGASHIDCPCTSFVIDRDNKIVSTPAYMLAGGIAEAAEGIEKTVKALLELI; encoded by the coding sequence ATGGCAAAGGTAGGTGTCATTCTTTCGGGTTGCGGTGTCTATGACGGCAGTGAAATCCACGAGGCCGTCATCACCCTGCTGGCTCTCGACCGGAACGGAGCCGAGGCGATCTGCATGGCGCCGAACATCGAGCAGATGCATGTCGTCAACCACCTGACCGGCGAACCGGCCGAAGGGGAGAGCCGCAACGTCCTGGTCGAATCGGCCCGCATCGCCCGCGGCAACATCCGGGACATCGCCACGGTCAAGGCGGACGAACTCGACGCCCTCATCCTGCCGGGAGGGTTTGGCGCCGCCAAGAACCTGTGCGACTTTGCCATCAAGGGCCCGGAATGCGAGGTCAATCCCGAAGTCGCCCGCCTGATCAGGGAGATCGTCGCCGCCAAAAAACCGCTGGCGGCCGTCTGCATCGCCCCGGCCCTGGTCGCCCGCGTTCTCGGCGAGGACAAGCTGACACACCAGCTCACCATCGGCAACGACGCCGACACCGCCGCCGCCGTGAAGAAGATGGGTGCCTCCCATATCGACTGCCCCTGCACCAGCTTCGTCATCGACCGCGACAACAAGATCGTGAGCACTCCGGCCTACATGCTTGCCGGCGGCATCGCCGAAGCGGCCGAAGGCATCGAAAAGACGGTCAAGGCTCTGCTCGAGCTGATCTGA